In the Brassica napus cultivar Da-Ae chromosome A7, Da-Ae, whole genome shotgun sequence genome, one interval contains:
- the LOC106357191 gene encoding probable WRKY transcription factor 57, with product MTDPKDPDLSNEDSAWRQLTAPDSVFFNRDTSSILSDFGWNLHASSSDNHHNLRFDPCLPPTSTVPSSVTTTATPDPIPASSHSSTVAAATASVVSTSNNPSATSSSSEGPTDNSTPKTPETPKKEKKQAQKRIRQPRFAFMTKSDVDNLEDGYRWRKYGQKAVKNSPFPRSYYRCTNSRCTVKKRVERSSEDPSIVITTYEGQHCHQTIGFPRGGILTAHDPHNFTSHHHHLPLPLPNPYYYQDLHQLHRDSTSSPRLLPQSTTEDGPAAVSSINPSEEGLLGDIVPQTMRNP from the exons ATGACCGATCCTAAAGATCCCGATCTGAGCAACGAAGACTCCGCTTGGAGACAACTTACAGCTCCAGATTCTGTCTTTTTCAACAGAGACACTTCTAGTATCCTCTCTGACTTTGGCTGGAACCTCCACGCTTCTTCCTCCGACAATCATCACAATCTCCGTTTCGATCCCTGTTTACCACCAACCTCCACTGTCCCATCTTCCGTCACCACCACAGCAACGCCTGACCCAATTCCAGCTTCTTCCCATTCCTCAACCGTCGCTGCCGCTACTGCTTCTGTTGTCTCGACCTCTAATAATCCTTCGGCTACCTCCAGTTCAAGCGAGGGTCCAACGGATAACTCAACCCCTAAAACACCGGAAACACC aaagaaggagaagaagcaggCTCAAAAGCGGATCCGGCAACCTAGATTCGCATTCATGACCAAGAGTGATGTAGATAATCTTGAAGATGGATATCGATGGCGTAAGTATGGACAGAAAGCTGTCAAAAATAGCCCATTTCCAAG GAGCTACTATAGATGCACGAACAGCAGATGCACAGTGAAGAAGAGAGTGGAACGATCATCTGAAGATCCATCGATAGTAATAACAACATACGAAGGACAACATTGTCACCAAACTATTGGATTCCCTCGTGGCGGAATCCTCACAGCTCACGACCCTCATAATTTTACatcccatcatcatcatctccctCTTCCTTTGCCAAATCCTTATTACTACCAAGACCTCCATCAACTTCACAGAGACAGTACATCTTCACCGCGGTTATTACCCCAGTCTACTACTGAAGATGGACCTGCTGCAGTGTCGTCTATTAATCCATCAGAAGAAGGCCTACTTGGTGATATTGTACCTCAAACCATGCGCAATCCTTGA
- the LOC106354058 gene encoding PLASMODESMATA CALLOSE-BINDING PROTEIN 4-like, translating to MSVLLPLCLVLSMITYSNAAYCVCKDGNEQVLQKAIDYACGAGADCSQIQQNGACFQPNTVKNHCDVAVNSYYQKKASSGATCDFNGAAVISTSPPSTASSCLTGSSSSGTPSTGTPTTGTPSTGTPTTGTPSTGTPTTGTPTSGFPSTGTPSTGTPTAGMPTTGTPSTGMPNSGTPANGMPTSSSSSVFPGTTLGPTGSGGFGDPNAGEKISVRTNTAFFFLTGVAIMLVV from the exons ATGTCGGTTTTACTTCCTCTGTGTCTGGTTCTCTCCATGATTACCTATTCAA ATGCTGCGTATTGTGTATGCAAAGACGGGAACGAGCAAGTGCTTCAGAAAGCCATAGATTATGCATGTGGAGCAGGAGCTGACTGCTCTCAGATCCAGCAGAACGGAGCTTGTTTCCAGCCTAACACCGTCAAAAACCACTGCGACGTCGCCGTCAACAGTTACTACCAGAAGAAAGCTTCCTCCGGTGCCACCTGTGACTTTAACGGCGCCGCCGTTATCTCTACCTCCCCTCCGTCAA CTGCTTCAAGCTGTTTAACTGGTTCCAG CTCTAGTGGGACCCCGTCCACTGGGACTCCCACCACAGGAACCCCAAGCACTGGAACACCAACCACAGGAACCCCAAGCACTGGGACACCAACCACGGGGACTCCAACCAGTGGCTTCCCATCCACCGGGACTCCGTCGACCGGGACACCTACTGCCGGAATGCCAACCACGGGGACTCCTTCCACTGGCATGCCAAATTCCGGCACGCCAGCAAACGGAATGCCAACTTCGTCTTCATCTTCCGTGTTCCCTGGCACTACTCTTGGACCGACCGGGAGCGGGGGATTCGGCGATCCGAACGCTGGAGAGAAGATCTCAGTCCGAACTAACACTGCCTTCTTCTTTCTAACCGGTGTAGCTATTATGCTTGTGGTTTAA
- the LOC106357190 gene encoding uncharacterized protein LOC106357190 translates to MEKNHKKGHNKKGFNLKKHRKGDPRPTNKGGNDEKPVLFQLGSIAMVSDARLKADPEITNSIPASPSLSSSSSSGNNNAKERKLSELQSSSNTFGSQVSGVTHASSVEPALLSSPSVQLMDREGSDQVSQRNSLPILERNLSAVSNDSLFSLSIGDNGITRDELFSYRDFKAGELLKSSELLSFCPSVDVPVDSSDIGKSFDLEDKASELLESDSDDKSSTSEVSWRNLGDNSDEAPSSTQSVSSPITKKKKKKKKVKKKNTQQQKKRCSWLCCKDTGPCFSCCQWPNSDYDISCCKRLKYCLCCCGLPQCCFSSCSWFFCCCSSSSKKLIDDEIAMQKPQKAESKTSHNWFCCFPCCAS, encoded by the exons ATGGAAAAGAATCATAAGAAAGGACACAATAAAAAGGGTTTTAATCTAAAGAAGCATAGAAAAGGTGATCCAAGACCAACCAATaaaggagggaatgatgagaaGCCTGTTTTGTTCCAGTTGGGGAGCATTGCTATGGTCAGTGATGCTCGTCTCAAGGCAGATCCAGAGATCACCAACAGCATACCTGCATCTCCTTCCTTgtcttcatcatcttcctcaggGAATAACAATGCAAAAGAAAGGAAACTATCAGAGTTACAAAGCTCATCAAACACATTTGGGTCACAAGTCTCTGGTGTGACGCATGCATCATCAGTAGAGCCTGCGCTTCTTTCGTCTCCTTCTGTTCAGTTAATGGATAGAGAAGGATCTGACCAAGTCTCCCAGAGAAACTCTTTACCGATCTTGGAGAGAAACTTGAGCGCGGTCTCGAATGATTCTCTGTTTAGTCTCAGCATAGGTGATAACGGGATAACAAGAGATGAGTTGTTTAGTTACCGTGACTTCAAGGCTGGAGAGCTTTTGAAATCGAGTGAGCTATTGTCTTTCTGCCCTTCTGTCGATGTTCCTGTTGACTCTTCCGATATTGGGAAGAGCTTTGATTTGGAGGACAAAGCGAGTGAGTTGTTAGAAAGTGACAGTGATGATAAATCTTCAACCTCGGAGGTATCGTGGAGGAACCTTGGTGATAACTCAGACGAAGCGCCAAGCAGCACGCAGTCAGTTTCATCTCCAAT aacaaaaaagaagaagaagaaaaagaaggtgAAGAAAAAGAATACACAGCAGCAGAAGAAGAGATGTTCTTGGTTGTGTTGCAAGGACACTGGACCGTGCTTCTCTTGTTGCCAATGGCCAAATAGTGATTACGACATCTCTTGTTGCAAGCGTCTAAAATATTGTTTGTGCTGCTGCGGACTGCCCCAATGCTGCTTCTCTTCTTGTAGCTGGTTCTTTTGCTGCTGTTCAAG TTCTTCAAAGAAGTTAATAGATGATGAGATAGCTATGCAGAAACCACAGAAGGCAGAGTCCAAAACATCTCATAATTGGTTCTGTTGCTTTCCTTGTTGTGCTTCTTAG